From a single Arachis hypogaea cultivar Tifrunner chromosome 3, arahy.Tifrunner.gnm2.J5K5, whole genome shotgun sequence genomic region:
- the LOC112734617 gene encoding LOW QUALITY PROTEIN: protein CHROMATIN REMODELING 4-like (The sequence of the model RefSeq protein was modified relative to this genomic sequence to represent the inferred CDS: deleted 2 bases in 1 codon), giving the protein MKENNSSAPTMINSKWVLKRKRRKLPLGQDQSSGKDESNGKEQPNCKEQSNGKEQSNGKDDNSATSESSRSASVKRMLKTEVVTDQSSSKKKGHDGYYYECVVCDLGGNLLCCDSCPRTYHLQCLSPPLKRIPTGKWQCPSCFEENDHLKPMDHLESISKRARTKIAKDKPQVGVNSLCLEKVSRIFGNKHVSKKRSSSKAKPISSLGVKFFDKKPFSSLVDANKPCDPSVGSSIEGTSSCADVDDKKSSASPTVFLVDERASSPATEIVSPSKDTNLESTDEQLEGKPDLSCNQMPVKKTVVLAIGVGGEEGRKRKHKDINNNTSQKKRRTEKGKTFVNTSVKCKSGNNKTPKKQKSVTYSISASGSKEKFGKKDSEVQKKDQMISRLIKDTSNELDIAGRHVDGTLMHDDSAIVESLQVDRVLGCRIQGENANTIQHGSLTISNDSPGDQAISENQNRLVEDNSTDDNDLDAETVENVVDDPQNDIKSSGKEETLTNSNRVETINVYRRSTTKESKKGNSADSLSKPTDDLDSCPRDSNDQDDSTVSAENLEKASDKMEVEESITVALRSNDNSGLPENCEIPATLETKLKEVDMEKGVSTDVIENKVLAANVAESSCLDGKKVSYEFLVKWVGKSNIHNSWISESRLKVLAKRKLENYKAKYGVSIINICEERWRQPQRVLALRTSKNGASEAFVKWTGLPYDECTWESLDEPVLQKSSHLVTLFHKHEALTLERDASKENSARKSNEHRHDIFNLTEQPKELKGGALFPHQLEALNWLRKCWYKSKNVILADEMGLGKTVSACAFISSLYFEFKAKLPCLVLVPLSTMPNWLAEFALWAPDVNVVEYHGCAKARAMIRQYEWHANDPSGLNKKTEAFKFNVLLTTYEMILADSSHLRGVPWEVLVVDEGHRLKNSGSKLFSLLNTFSFQHRVLLTGTPLQNNIGEMYNLLNFLQPASFPSLSSFEEKFNDLTTAEKVDELKKLVAPHMLRRLKKDAMQNIPPKTERMVPVELSSIQAEYYRAMLTKNYQILRNIGKGVAQQSMLNIVMQLRKVCNHPYLIPGTEPDSGSVEFLHEMRIKASAKLTLLHSMLKVLRKEGHRVLIFSQMTKLLDILEDYLTIEFGPKTYERVDGSVAVADRQTAIARFNQDKSRFVFLLSTRSCGLGINLATADTVIIYDSDFNPHADIQAMNRAHRIGQSKRLLVYRLVVRASVEERILQLAKKKLMLDQLFVNKSGSQKEIEDILKWGTEELFNDSPGLNTTENNNSSKDETIIDVAHKQRKRTGGLGDVYKDKCTDSSSKIVWDENAISKLLDRSDLQDGSTDIAEGDTENDMLGSVKAVEWNDEPTEEHGVDESPPHGTDDLSTQNSEKKDDIVMIANEENEWDRLLRVRWEKYQSEEEAALGRGKRQRKAVSYREAYAPHPTETMSESGGEEEKEPEPEPEREYTPAGRALKTKYAKLRARQKERIARKKEAASRPPEEIPGVEPLPQFPTNTKGGDIGAGAMHPVQEVPSINLVDSKSNQLAEAQVQNSNNTDTISRIDRLSKHKMSNHFDAHLNNPSRTLPDIFVPNHHIKGGPSTSNSMPNNLLPVLGLCAPNANQMESSESNVPKLNWRQNRHGVRQEFPFNLASCSGTSMDAEVRSQEMAPNTKIPDASTENVKHSFKNSIPDSNLPFVPFPPSVKGKESNAFEKSGARFSAFQEKMALPNLPFDERLLARFPLTTKSMANSHLDLLPNLSLGGRFEPLNGSGQDLPTMPALPTFKNPPEDMFRYNQQDRDVPPTLGLGQRPTPFPSFPENHRKVLENIMMRTGSGSSSSLKKKSKSDGWSEDELDSLWIGVRRHGRGNWDVMLRDPKLKFSRYKTPDDLSGRWEEEQVKVFQGPAFPVPRSSKMTKSTKAAHFPISDGMMERALQGSKFILPPKFQNHLTDMKLGIGESVSGLPHFRTLDRPSLQNDQFVPVPSWSSDKHRAKLPEDGSAEASDRPGTSNVLSEHPFMLNSFGASSLGSLGLNCSGGLDIRQKEDEQGNRKRGKLPELLDGSSNDLRDNRANVGNGESMGSGLASNAIRPDLSHSKGDDVAGSSTSKDKLPHWLREAVSPPAKHPDPELPPTVSAIAQSVRMLYGEDKSTIPPFVIPGPPPSLPKDPRCILKKRKRRRSPKFDQGLADFAGSSRDFPSNRDADNGASSSTPSGPPFPLLSQTATRGPQQVESNLSLPLLNLKDSSPSLSSGLSPSPEVLQLVASCVAPGPHLPPVSGASSFLEGKLPLPRPVARAKFKDSEGAFENKKAHQVSPKTWCPPEDDIVELPDSGDSSKTQSDPSRVERPDEVEEVSSEGTVSDHAVRDQETQL; this is encoded by the exons ATGAAGGAAAACAATTCATCAGCACCGACAATGATTAACAGTAAATGGGTTTTAAAGCGTAAGCGGAGAAAGCTCCCTTTAGGACAGGATCAATCCTCTGGTAAAGATGAATCCAATGGTAAAGAGCAGCCCAATTGTAAAGAGCAATCCAACGGTAAAGAACAATCAAATGGTAAAGATGACAATTCAGCCACATCTGAATCTTCTAGGAGTGCTTCGGTCAAACGCATGCTAAAGACTGAAGTAGTGACTGATCAATCTTCGTCCAAGAAGAAAGGACATGATGGG TATTACTATGAATGCGTGGTCTGTGATCTTGGTGGCAACTTGTTGTGCTGTGATAGCTGTCCTCGCACTTATCATTTGCAGTGTCTTAGTCCACCTCTTAAG CGCATCCCCACGGGGAAGTGGCAATGTCCAAGCTGCTTTGAAGAAAATGATCACCTAAAGCCTATGGACCATTTGGAGTCAATTTCAAAACGAGCAAGGACCAAGATAGCTAAGGACAAGCCACAAGTTGGAGTCAACTCACTTTGCCTTGAGAAAGTTTCCCGAATTTTCGGAAATAAACATGTTTCCAAGAAAAGGTCATCAAGCAAGGCAAAGCCTATTTCAAGTTTGGGGGTGAAATTCTTTGATAAGAAACCATTTTCTTCCTTAGTGGATGCAAACAAACCATGTGACCCATCTGTTGGGAGTTCCATAGAAGGAACTTCATCGTGTGCCGATGTTGATGACAAAAAATCAAGTGCTTCCCCAACAGTTTTCCTTGTGGATGAGAGGGCATCTTCACCTGCAACGGAAATTGTTTCTCCTTCTAAAGATACTAATTTAGAGTCAACTGATGAACAGTTGGAAGGAAAGCCTGATTTATCTTGTAATCAAATGCCTGTGAAAAAGACAGTTGTTCTTGCAATTGGTGTTGGTGGAGAGGAGGGGAGAAAAAGGAAGCATaaagatattaataataatactagTCAAAAGAAGCGTAGGACTGAAAAGGGGAAAACTTTTGTCAATACATCTGTAAAGTGCAAGTCTGGTAATAATAAAACACCAAAGAAGCAGAAATCTGTAACTTATAGCATTTCTGCATCTGGATCAAAAGAGAAATTTGGAAAGAAAGATTCTGAAGTCCAGAAGAAAGATCAG ATGATCTCTCGGCTAATAAAAGACACATCAAATGAGCTGGATATAGCAGGAAGGCATGTGGATGGAACTTTGATGCATGATGATAGTGCTATTGTTGAATCTTTGCAG GTTGATCGGGTTTTAGGGTGTCGAATTCAGGGTGAGAATGCAAACACAATACAACATGGATCTTTGACCATTTCAAATGACTCACCTGGTGATCAGGCAATCTCAGAAAACCAGAATAGACTAGTGGAGGATAATTCCACCGATGATAATGATTTGGATGCTGAAACAGTTGAAAATGTTGTTGATGATCCACAAAATGATATCAAAAGTTCTGGTAAAGAAGAAACATTGACAAACTCCAATAGAGTGGAAACAATTAATGTATACAGAAGATCTACAACAAAGGAAAGTAAGAAGGGAAATTCCGCAGATTCATTGAGTAAACCTACTGATGATTTAGATTCCTGTCCCAGGGATAGTAATGATCAGGATGATTCTACCGTTTCTGCTGAAAATTTGGAAAAAGCAAGTGACAAGATGGAGGTGGAGGAGAGTATCACTGTTGCTTTAAGAAGCAATGATAACAGTGGGCTTCCAGAAAACTGTGAAATACCGGCCACTCTTGAGACAAAACTGAAAGAAGTGGATATGGAGAAGGGAGTGAGTACCGATGTGATTGAGAATAAAGTTCTGGCTGCTAATGTGGCTGAATCTTCTTGTCTAGATGGAAAGAAAGTCTCCTATGAATTTTTAGTTAAGTGGGTAGGAAAATCTAATATTCATAATAGTTGGATTTCTGAATCCCGGTTGAAAGTTCTTGCCAAGAGAAAACTGGAAAATTACAAGGCAAAGTATGGGGTATCAATAATAAATATTTGTGAGGAGCGTTGGAGACAGCCTCAGCGAGTTCTTGCACTCCGCACTTCCAAAAATGGAGCATCTGAAGCATTTGTAAAATGGACTGGACTACCTTATGATGAATGCACTTGGGAAAGTTTAGATGAACCTGTGCTTCAAAAGTCTTCTCATCTGGTTACACTTTTTCATAAGCATGAAGCCCTAACTCTTGAAAGGGATGCATCAAAGGAAAATTCAGCAAGGAAAAGCAATGAACATCGGCATGATATATTTAATCTTACAGAGCAACCTAAGGAGCTGAAAGGAGGTGCCTTGTTTCCTCATCAACTTGAGGCTCTCAACTGGTTACGTAAATGCTGGTataagtccaaaaatgtgatacTTGCAGATGAGATGGGACTTGGGAAAACAGTCTCTGCTTGTGCTTTTATTTCATCATTGTATTTTGAATTCAAAGCTAAACTTCCTTGCTTGGTCTTGGTACCCCTTTCCACAATGCCTAATTGGCTTGCTGAATTTGCACTGTGGGCTCCGGATGTGAATGTTGTGGAATATCATGGCTGCGCAAAAGCAAGAGCCATGATTCGCCAGTATGAATGGCATGCTAATGATCCAAGTGGGTTGAATAAGAAAACAGAAGCCTTTAAATTCAATGTGCTTTTAACTACATATGAAATGATTCTTGCTGATTCTTCTCATTTGCGCGGAGTTCCTTGGGAAGTTCTTGTTGTTGATGAGGGACATCGACTGAAAAATTCTGGAAGTAAGCTTTTCAGTTTGTTGAATACCTTCTCTTTTCAACATCGTGTACTGTTGACAGGTACCCCTCTCCAGAACAACATTGGTGAGATGTACAACTTGCTCAATTTCTTACAACCGGCATCATTTCCTTCTCTGTCTTCGTTTGAGGAGAAGTTTAATGATCTTACAACTGCAGAAAAGGTTGATGAATTGAAAAAACTTGTGGCTCCTCATATGCTTCGTAGACTTAAAAAGGATGCAATGCAGAATATTCCTCCCAAGACAGAAAGAATGGTTCCTGTTGAGTTGTCATCCATCCAAGCTGAATATTACCGTGCAATGCTTACAAAGAATTATCAAATATTGCGGAATATTGGAAAAGGGGTTGCTCAACAATCTATGCTGAACATTGTTATGCAACTGAGGAAGGTCTGCAATCATCCATATCTCATACCAGGAACTGAGCCTGATTCTGGGTCTGTTGAATTTCTTCATGAAATGAGAATAAAGGCTTCAGCTAAGCTTACTCTCCTGCACTCTATGCTAAAGGTTTTACGCAAGGAAGGACACAGAGTTCTTATTTTCTCGCAAATGACCAAGCTGCTCGACATCCTTGAGGACTATTTGACCATAGAGTTTGGGCCTAAAACATATGAGAGGGTGGATGGCTCTGTTGCTGTTGCTGATCGTCAGACTGCAATTGCACGCTTTAACCAAGACAAGAGTCGATTTGTTTTCTTGTTATCTACCCGTTCCTGTGGACTTGGGATAAATTTGGCGACTGCTGACACTGTCATCATCTATGACTCTGATTTCAACCCTCATGCTGATATCCAAGCCATGAATCGAGCACACAGAATTGGTCAGTCAAAGAGACTTTTGGTATACCGGCTTGTGGTTCGTGCTAGTGTTGAAGAGCGCATCTTACAGCTTGCCAAGAAGAAACTGATGCTTGATCAGCTTTTTGTAAATAAGTCTGGGTctcaaaaagaaatagaagatattttgaaatggGGAACTGAAGAACTCTTCAATGATTCTCCTGGCTTGAACACAACTGAAAATAACAATAGTAGCAAAGATGAGACGATAATAGATGTAGCACACAAGCAACGGAAGAGGACTGGTGGTCTGGGAGATGTTTACAAAGACAAGTGCACGGATAGCAGCAGCAAGATTGTGTGGGATGAAAATGCAATTTCTAAATTGCTTGATCGATCTGACCTTCAAGATGGTTCAACAGATATTGCTGAAGGGGATACCGAGAATGATATGCTTGGCTCAGTGAAG gcGGTCGAGTGGAATGATGAGCCAACTGAAGAGCATGGAGTGGATGAATCTCCTCCTCACGGAACTGATGATTTGTCTACTCAAAATTCTGAAAAGAAAGATGATATTGTTATGATTGCCAATGAAGAAAATGAATGGGACAGACTACTGCGTGTGAG GTGGGAGAAATATCAAAGTGAGGAGGAAGCGGCTCTTGGTCGAGGGAAGCGCCAGAGGAAAGCTGTTTCTTATAGGGAAGCATATGCTCCGCACCCAACTGAAACAATGAGCGAG AGTGGCGGTGAGGAGGAAAAAGAGCCAGAGCCAGAACCCGAACGTGAGTATACACCAGCAGGACGGGCTCTGAAGACGAAATA TGCTAAGCTCCGTGCTCGGCAGAAGGAGCGAATTGCTCGGAAGAAAGAAGCAGCATCACGTCCTCCTGAGGAAATCCCAGGAGTTGAGCCACTCCCACAATTTCCAACTAATACTAAGGGTGGGGACATAGGAGCTGGAGCAATGCATCCCGTTCAAGAGGTGCCTTCCATCAACTTAGTGGACAGCAAATCTAATCAACTTGCAGAAGCACAAGTTCAGAACAGCAACAACACAGATACCATTTCAAGGATCGACAGGCTTTCGAAACATAAAATGAGCAACCATTTTGATGCTCATTTGAATAATCCAAGCCGTACTCTACCTGACATTTTTGTCCCAAATCACCATATTAAGGGCGGACCAAGTACCTCAAACTCTATG CCCAACAATTTGTTGCCTGTCCTGGGACTTTGTGCTCCTAATGCTAACCAGATGGAATCATCAGAAAGTAATGTTCCCAAGTTAAATTGGAGACAAAATAGACATGGAGTCAGACAAGAATTTCCATTCAATCTTGCCTCTTGCTCTGGGACATCCATGGATGCAGAGGTCAGAAGTCAGGAAATGGCACCAAATACCAAAATACCAGATGCCTCGACTGAAAATGTTAAACATAGTTTCAAAAATAGCATCCCTGACAGCAATCTCCCATTTGTTCCG TTCCCACCTTCTGTTAAAGGAAAGGAATCCAATGCATTTGAAAAATCAGGTGCTAGATTCTCTGCTTTCCAGGAGAAGATGGCCCTGCCAAATCTGCCATTTGATGAAAGGTTACTGGCACGATTTCCGCTTACAACGAAGAGCATGGCAAATTCACATCTGGACCTCTTACCGAATTTGTCATTAGGAGGCAGGTTTGAACCTCTGAATGGATCTGGGCAAGACCTTCCAACAATGCCAGCACTACCTACTTTCAAAAATCCCCCTGAAGACATGTTCAGATATAATCAGCAAGACAGGGATGTTCCTCCCACCTTGGGTTTGGGACAAAGACCAACCCCATTCCCATCTTTCCCAGAAAACCATAGGAAGGTGCTTGAAAACATAATGATGCGAACCGGCTCTGGATCGAGTAGCTCGTTAAAAAAGAAGTCAAAATCAGATGGATGGTCTGAAGATGAGCTCGATTCCCTGTGGATTGGTGTCCGTAGGCATGGAAGGGGTAATTGGGATGTCATGCTCAGAGATCCCAAGTTAAAGTTTTCAAGGTATAAGACGCCTGATGATTTATCAGGGAGGTGGGAAGAGGAACAAGTAAAGGTCTTTCAGGGGCCAGCTTTTCCTGTGCCAAGATcttccaagatgacaaagtctacCAAAGCTGCACATTTTCCAATCTCTGATGGAATGATGGAAAGAGCTTTACAAGGGAGCAAATTCATCTTGCCACCGAAATTTCAAAACCATTTGACCGACATGAAATTAGGGATAGGTGAGTCTGTGTCTGGTCTGCCACATTTTAGGACATTGGATCGACCTAGTTTGCAAAATGATCAGTTTGTGCCAGTACCATCTTGGAGTTCAGACAAACATAGAGCAAAACTACCTGAAGATGGTTCTGCTGAAGCATCTGATAGGCCTGGGACTTCTAATGTTCTTTCTGAGCACCCATTTATGCTCAATTCTTTTGGAGCCAGTTCCTTGGGTTCTTTAGGTTTGAATTGCTCAGGTGGCCTTGATATACGGCAGAAGGAAGATGAACAAGGAAACAGGAAGCGAGGAAAGTTGCCAGAACTTCTGGATGGATCGTCCAACGATTTGCGCGATAATCGTGCAAATGTGGGAAATGGTGAATCAATGGGCTCAGGATTGGCATCTAACGCCATTAGACCTGATCTTTCACACTCAAAAGGAGATGATGTAGCTGGAAGTAGTACTTCAAAAGACAAGCTTCCACACTGGTTGCGAGAAGCCGTGAGTCCCCCTGCCAAGCATCCTGATCCTGAACTGCCACCTACAGTATCAGCAATTGCTCAATCAGTTCGCATGTTATATGGAGAAGATAAGTCAACAATTCCTCCTTTTGTGATTCCTGGACCACCTCCATCCTTGCCAAAGGATCCCAGGTGTAtcctcaagaagaggaagaggagaaggtcACCTAAGTTTGATCAGGGTCTTGCAGATTTTGCAGGATCCAGCAGGGACTTCCCCAGCAACCGCGATGCTGATAATGGTGCTTCAAGCTCAACTCCATCGGGGCCACCATTTCCTCTACTTTCTCAGACAGCAACTCGAGGACCTCAGCAGGTCGAATCCAACCTCAGCTTGCCTCTTCTAAATTTAAAAGATTCAAGTCCATCACTCTCATCCGGACTGTCTCCTTCCCCTGAAGTGCTTCAATTGGTTGCATCTTGTGTTGCTCCTGGGCCTCATCTTCCGCCAGTTTCGGGTGCTTCAAGCTTTCTTGAGGGCAAGCTCCCATTGCCAAGGCCTGTTGCCAGAGCCAAATTCAAGGACTCTGAAGGTGCCTTTGAAAACAAGAAAGCGCATCAAGTttcaccaaaaacttggtgtccaCCTGAAGACGATATAGTAGAACTCCCTGACAGCGGAGATTCCAGCAAGACTCAATCGGATCCTTCCCGGGTCGAACGACCCGATGAGGTTGAGGAGGTATCATCCGAGGGAACAGTCTCGGATCATGCGGTGAGAGATCAGGAAACACAACTGTag
- the LOC112734619 gene encoding uncharacterized protein: MGYLFEFIAYYVALQRAKISKDVLCQIFEYLTSERYSATNVLVHGLTPKNKETQVLALSEILPDSDWDAYVLELCESTQYHQILYKMPTPHGSPIPLHENDIAENSYGHQQISRFEILNSLQKNERFIQIENLPQLRLAPPAVYHEKVNKVIDFHAGKSSSSSSAVLEKQSRNNKQNRELRVKGSLIRFPLKSTIFGQLSSDGKLRKDQIEARVKILGYNLSQLKV; this comes from the exons ATGGGTTATCTGTTTGAGTTCATTGCCTATTATGTCGCTCTCCAAAGAGCTAAAATCTCAAAGGATGTACTGTGTCAAATATTTGAATATTTGACTTCAGAGAGGTACTCTGCAACAAATGTCTTGGTTCATggtttaactccaaaaaataaagaaacacaAGTGCTTGCACTTTCGGAAATACTGCCTGATTCAGACTGGGATGCATATGTACTAGAACTTTGTGAGAGCACTCAATATCACCAA ATTCTCTACAAGATGCCAACCCCACATGGAAGCCCCATTCCTCTGCATGAAAATGATATAGCAGAGAATTCTTATGGACATCAACAGATATCACGA TTTGAGATCTTGAACAGCTTGCAGAAAAATGAGAGATTTATTCAGATAGAAAACTTGCCTCAATTGAGGCTTGCCCCACCTGCTGTATACCATGAAAAGGTAAATAAGGTGATAGATTTTCATGCTGGGAAAAGTAGCAGTAGTAGTTCTGCAGTTTTGGAGAAACAAAGTAGAAACAACAAGCAAAACCGGGAGCTAAGAGTTAAGGGTTCATTAATCAGATTTCCCTTAAAATCAACTATATTTG GTCAACTTTCCAGTGACGGAAAACTACGGAAGGATCAAATTGAGGCACGGGTCAAAATTTTAGGGTACAATTTGAGTCAATTGAAAGTTTGA